In a single window of the Methanolobus psychrophilus R15 genome:
- a CDS encoding response regulator receiver modulated CheB methylesterase, protein MTINVLVVDDSALMRKVISDILSEDQEIRVIGTARNGLDAVEKVEKLRPDVVTLDVEMPTLDGLHALGYIMSECPTPVVMLTAIDPKSAERTLNAFEYGAVDFIQKPSGNISLNIMDIADDIRLKVKIASKVDLKKLGFMEEHVNSRGTHAKKELSIPAKPPEDSRKKHFSNQKILAIASSTGGPRALEQVVPKLPGDLKVPVVVVQHMPAGFTASLAQRLDMQSKLTVCEAKDGDVLEPGVVYIAPGNYHMEIVQKSISGRTSEVVSLNQNPREQGVRPCANILFKSLVPLYGQNILAVVLTGMGADGADGAEEIKKAGGKVITEDEKSCVVYGMPKVVVQRGLSDSTVSLERVSSEIVHMLR, encoded by the coding sequence ATGACGATCAATGTCCTTGTAGTCGATGATTCGGCACTGATGCGTAAAGTTATCTCTGACATCCTTTCAGAAGATCAGGAGATCAGAGTGATAGGAACAGCAAGGAACGGCCTCGACGCTGTGGAAAAAGTTGAGAAGCTCAGGCCTGATGTGGTCACTCTTGACGTTGAGATGCCAACACTTGACGGACTGCATGCACTCGGATACATCATGAGTGAGTGTCCGACTCCAGTGGTAATGCTCACGGCCATCGATCCAAAGTCTGCCGAAAGAACATTGAACGCTTTTGAATATGGAGCTGTAGACTTTATCCAGAAACCTTCCGGCAATATCAGCCTGAATATAATGGATATAGCTGATGACATCCGTTTAAAAGTCAAAATTGCATCTAAAGTGGACCTTAAAAAGCTAGGCTTTATGGAAGAACATGTGAATTCCAGAGGAACCCATGCAAAGAAAGAGCTAAGTATACCTGCAAAGCCCCCTGAAGACTCAAGGAAAAAACACTTTTCAAACCAGAAGATACTTGCGATAGCTTCCTCTACCGGGGGACCTCGGGCACTTGAGCAGGTAGTTCCAAAACTGCCTGGAGACCTGAAGGTACCAGTTGTCGTTGTACAGCACATGCCAGCAGGTTTTACAGCATCCCTGGCACAAAGGCTGGACATGCAGTCAAAACTTACTGTATGTGAGGCTAAGGATGGAGACGTGCTGGAACCAGGCGTTGTATACATTGCTCCGGGAAACTACCACATGGAGATAGTACAGAAGAGCATAAGCGGGCGTACATCAGAAGTTGTTTCCCTTAACCAGAATCCGCGTGAGCAGGGTGTCAGGCCATGTGCGAACATCCTTTTCAAATCCCTGGTTCCGCTCTACGGGCAAAACATACTTGCTGTAGTGCTCACCGGAATGGGGGCAGACGGGGCGGATGGGGCCGAAGAGATAAAGAAAGCCGGCGGCAAGGTGATAACAGAGGATGAGAAGTCCTGTGTGGTCTATGGTATGCCAAAAGTGGTTGTCCAGCGCGGGCTGTCAGATAGTACAGTGAGCCTTGAAAGAGTATCAAGCGAGATAGTCCATATGCTAAGATAA
- a CDS encoding response regulator receiver protein has protein sequence MAKVMIVDDAAFMRMVIKDILKKNGHEVVAECVDGLDAVQKYPQFKPDLVFMDIVMPNMEGTDALKKIMQMDPSARVIMCSSIGQQSVVTDALKSGALDFIVKPFDAAKVLEVIGKVM, from the coding sequence ATGGCAAAAGTAATGATTGTGGACGACGCCGCATTTATGCGCATGGTCATCAAGGATATTCTGAAAAAGAATGGTCATGAGGTCGTGGCTGAATGTGTTGACGGACTTGATGCTGTCCAGAAATATCCCCAGTTCAAACCGGACCTGGTGTTCATGGACATCGTTATGCCAAATATGGAAGGGACCGATGCATTAAAGAAAATAATGCAAATGGACCCTTCTGCAAGAGTGATCATGTGCTCATCCATTGGGCAGCAGTCAGTAGTTACTGATGCTCTCAAAAGCGGAGCCCTTGATTTCATAGTGAAGCCGTTTGATGCCGCAAAGGTCCTGGAAGTTATCGGAAAAGTAATGTAA
- a CDS encoding nucleoside recognition: MVVNFRDNGCINNREAALCAIMNSTPAYLREIFTYQIPIVLPALGPVVGGFYVAVFILTAIVKVSTVIVLSKLLLKKNPCKFEETITDKKVSLKDAVKKSLTKNKKLFTKIAVIYLAMTTLVFYLRDRGAFEVFSVLPLADIFGIPPESIVPLTSFVASPILGISLLGPMLSNNGISPLQAMIVLMLGSMFMLPIFSVRTLLPRYISIFGAKTGIGIVTFSTGISVLVRFVILLVLLSIAN; the protein is encoded by the coding sequence ATGGTTGTCAATTTCCGGGATAACGGTTGTATAAACAACCGTGAGGCAGCCCTTTGCGCTATAATGAACAGTACCCCTGCATACCTCAGGGAGATCTTTACTTACCAGATACCGATAGTACTGCCTGCACTCGGTCCGGTCGTGGGTGGCTTCTATGTGGCGGTCTTCATACTGACGGCAATCGTGAAAGTGAGCACTGTCATTGTTCTCAGTAAGCTGCTCCTGAAGAAGAACCCGTGTAAGTTCGAGGAAACTATCACCGACAAGAAAGTAAGCCTCAAAGACGCTGTCAAAAAGTCACTTACCAAGAATAAGAAGCTATTCACAAAGATCGCAGTAATATATCTTGCAATGACAACACTGGTATTCTACCTCCGGGACAGGGGTGCATTTGAGGTTTTCAGTGTTCTGCCTCTGGCAGATATATTCGGCATCCCGCCTGAAAGCATAGTACCTCTCACAAGCTTCGTTGCAAGCCCTATTCTCGGGATATCACTGCTAGGACCAATGTTAAGCAACAACGGGATATCGCCCTTGCAGGCGATGATCGTACTCATGCTTGGAAGCATGTTCATGCTCCCCATATTCAGCGTCCGGACCCTGCTGCCAAGGTATATCTCCATATTCGGTGCAAAGACAGGCATAGGCATAGTAACTTTTTCAACAGGCATAAGCGTACTTGTGAGATTTGTCATACTACTGGTTCTTTTATCAATAGCAAATTAA
- the pyrG gene encoding CTP synthetase, whose translation MKYIIVTGGVMSGLGKGITTASIGRNLKNKGYKVTAIKIDPYINIDAGTMSPFQHGEVFVLKDGGEVDLDLGNYERFLDTELTREHNLTTGKVYQAVILKERRGEYLGKTVQIIPHITNEIKDRIRKVAAKSGADVCLVEVGGTVGDIESMPFLEAVRQMHREEPKGDLAFVHVTLVPMDPQGDQKTKPTQHSVKELRELGLTPHVIVTRCKEPLLDSTISKISLFCDVPEEAVISAHDAKDIYEVPLMMEKEGLTDYLMKLMNLQSDSVDMAWAQMVDRMHNLKGKVNIGIVGKYTHLEDSYLSISASIKHAAIDCGVNYCTTWINAESFEKDHSLVATLSKYDGILVPGGFGERGVEGKIMAIRYARENDIPYLGLCLGMQLSVIEFARHVCGLENANSTEFDENTPYPVIDILPEQENVVDMGATMRLGDYEANLKSGSLAECVYGCPKIIERHRHRYEVNPNFVDRIEEKGMVFSGKNRNRMEIAEIPGKKFFFGSQFHPEFKSRPGRPSPPFRAFVEAMMSSEQSNS comes from the coding sequence ATGAAGTATATTATAGTAACCGGCGGAGTAATGAGCGGGCTTGGCAAGGGAATAACCACCGCTTCTATCGGGCGCAACCTGAAGAACAAGGGCTATAAGGTAACGGCCATCAAGATAGACCCGTACATCAATATCGATGCAGGCACAATGAGCCCTTTCCAGCACGGAGAGGTCTTTGTACTGAAGGATGGTGGCGAAGTAGACCTTGACCTTGGGAATTACGAACGTTTTCTTGACACCGAACTTACAAGGGAGCACAACCTCACAACCGGAAAAGTTTACCAGGCAGTGATCTTAAAGGAGCGTCGTGGGGAGTACCTGGGCAAGACCGTGCAGATAATCCCTCACATTACAAATGAGATCAAGGATCGCATAAGGAAAGTCGCTGCAAAGAGCGGTGCCGATGTATGTCTTGTGGAAGTTGGAGGTACTGTCGGTGATATTGAGAGCATGCCTTTCCTGGAGGCTGTCAGGCAGATGCACAGGGAAGAACCCAAGGGCGACCTGGCATTTGTGCATGTTACCTTGGTACCCATGGACCCTCAGGGAGACCAGAAGACCAAACCCACCCAGCACTCAGTGAAGGAATTGCGGGAACTTGGGTTAACTCCGCATGTCATTGTTACAAGATGCAAGGAACCGCTGCTTGATAGCACTATATCGAAGATTTCTCTCTTCTGTGATGTCCCGGAAGAGGCTGTTATAAGTGCCCATGATGCGAAAGATATTTATGAAGTCCCACTGATGATGGAAAAGGAAGGACTGACCGATTACCTGATGAAGCTGATGAACCTCCAGTCGGACAGTGTGGACATGGCCTGGGCTCAAATGGTCGACAGGATGCACAATCTCAAAGGCAAGGTCAACATAGGCATCGTGGGGAAATACACTCATCTTGAAGATTCCTATCTCAGCATAAGCGCTTCCATCAAGCATGCAGCTATTGACTGTGGAGTTAATTATTGCACAACGTGGATCAATGCGGAGTCCTTCGAAAAGGACCATTCTTTGGTGGCAACCCTGTCAAAGTATGATGGAATACTTGTTCCCGGAGGTTTCGGGGAAAGGGGTGTTGAAGGCAAGATCATGGCCATAAGATACGCCCGCGAGAACGACATCCCATACCTGGGGCTCTGCCTGGGTATGCAGCTTTCTGTTATTGAGTTTGCAAGGCATGTCTGCGGGCTGGAGAATGCGAACAGCACTGAATTCGATGAGAACACACCATATCCGGTAATCGATATTCTTCCAGAGCAAGAGAACGTGGTTGACATGGGTGCCACAATGAGACTTGGTGACTATGAAGCAAACCTGAAGTCCGGCTCCCTTGCAGAATGCGTTTATGGCTGCCCTAAAATAATCGAGCGCCACAGGCACAGGTATGAGGTCAATCCCAACTTTGTTGACCGTATAGAGGAAAAGGGCATGGTGTTCTCAGGCAAGAACAGGAACCGGATGGAGATAGCAGAGATTCCAGGAAAGAAATTCTTTTTCGGTTCTCAGTTCCATCCAGAGTTCAAATCCAGGCCTGGGAGGCCATCTCCGCCTTTCAGGGCATTCGTAGAGGCCATGATGTCCTCAGAACAAAGTAATTCTTAA
- a CDS encoding tRNA pseudouridine synthase D, with product MNIPPVEKQIGIEIYCTSLPGIGGKLRQEIEDFIVKEISNREEGDSGKQLILELTKSNWDMHHLARDISRKLGISQKRIGFAGTKDKRAKTTQKISIYDGKEEDIKSFYLKDVELKVIGRSERSVELGDLFGNEFVITIRDIGHGPQELRGILEGITAELNTFGGVPNFFGIQRFGAIRPVTHLVGREILLGDLEKAAMTYIARSFPDEPDDVREVRDLVWNTRDFAQGLKIYPLRLRYERAMMHYLVENPGDYAGSFRVLAQNISKMFVHAYQSYMFNRMICKRIEEGMPLDAAVPGDIVCFKNKEGLPDVTKTQQVTEENLEGMNNLVKRNRAFVTAPLIGYDTPLASGAPGKIERDIFEEAGIPAEKFRVPGLPELSSAGLRREILLHSKPSFEVSEDEFNPGKSKAVLRFMLPKGSYATTVLREYMKVEPIKMS from the coding sequence ATGAACATACCACCTGTGGAAAAACAGATAGGCATTGAAATATACTGCACTTCCCTGCCAGGAATTGGCGGGAAACTAAGGCAGGAAATAGAAGACTTTATTGTAAAAGAGATCAGCAACCGCGAGGAAGGAGATTCCGGGAAACAGCTTATCCTGGAGCTTACCAAGAGCAACTGGGATATGCATCACCTGGCCCGGGACATATCCAGGAAGCTGGGTATCAGCCAGAAGCGTATTGGTTTTGCAGGCACAAAGGACAAGAGGGCAAAGACCACACAAAAGATCAGTATCTATGATGGAAAAGAAGAAGATATCAAGAGTTTCTATCTTAAGGACGTAGAGCTGAAGGTCATTGGCAGGTCTGAGCGGTCTGTTGAGCTTGGGGACCTTTTCGGAAACGAGTTCGTGATAACCATAAGGGATATCGGGCATGGTCCACAGGAACTCAGAGGCATCCTTGAGGGGATTACTGCAGAGCTCAACACTTTTGGAGGAGTGCCTAACTTCTTTGGGATACAGCGCTTTGGGGCCATCCGGCCTGTTACACATCTCGTTGGCAGAGAGATACTGCTGGGGGACCTTGAAAAGGCAGCGATGACATACATTGCCAGATCGTTCCCAGATGAACCGGACGATGTGAGGGAAGTGCGTGATCTGGTATGGAATACCCGGGATTTTGCACAGGGACTGAAGATATATCCCTTGCGTCTCAGGTACGAGAGAGCTATGATGCACTACCTTGTGGAGAATCCCGGAGACTATGCAGGGTCCTTCCGCGTACTTGCCCAGAACATCAGCAAGATGTTCGTGCATGCTTACCAGTCATATATGTTCAACCGGATGATCTGCAAGCGTATAGAAGAGGGAATGCCCCTTGATGCTGCAGTGCCCGGAGACATCGTCTGTTTCAAGAACAAAGAGGGGCTGCCTGATGTCACAAAGACGCAGCAGGTCACTGAGGAGAATCTGGAGGGCATGAATAACCTGGTAAAAAGGAACAGGGCTTTTGTGACCGCACCCCTCATAGGATACGACACACCCCTTGCATCCGGTGCTCCCGGGAAGATAGAAAGGGATATCTTTGAAGAGGCAGGCATCCCTGCAGAGAAATTCAGGGTTCCCGGACTGCCAGAATTATCTTCAGCCGGGCTGCGCAGGGAGATATTGCTCCACAGCAAGCCTTCCTTTGAGGTATCAGAGGATGAGTTCAACCCCGGAAAATCTAAGGCTGTCCTGAGGTTCATGCTTCCAAAGGGGAGTTATGCCACGACAGTCCTTCGTGAATACATGAAAGTAGAGCCGATAAAAATGAGCTGA
- a CDS encoding transglutaminase domain protein → MRSFEKRYSGLIIFILTTCSIISLGCVSEPVQKLGEYIAPSSTVYLQNEKAYDIDPLRLTVPVVPAQAPFRYENRPFADETRSSPGYQLASSYYYTAFYEGSDGVTGIYVENLGDYTVFAYEFGLLDVDTGSWYGHDTGITIIPGEEKRIGYVSVQVPEGAENLKLKLGMSLLVRTQSDQWYDYERQYFEEFTIDVEKEPQEESPAYISNPRSVFSLMNSKIDPYDTGVRKMAAVSAKKYPGQYNIYQLCSLFDDTKSRIDYISDPRGKDLWSPPADTLEIGAGDCEDYAILLASLVEAIGGTSRIYLTDTHAFASVYIGDADNTALIVEAIRQYYGDLPVYYTTDEYGSWLLMDPTSSVYAGGLPAGAAPVKSGWTFQNTSQVIVVDIAPKDQE, encoded by the coding sequence ATGAGATCGTTTGAAAAAAGGTATTCCGGATTGATAATCTTTATACTCACCACATGCTCGATCATTTCTCTTGGATGTGTTTCCGAACCCGTGCAAAAGCTGGGCGAATACATTGCCCCGTCCTCAACTGTCTACCTGCAGAATGAGAAGGCATATGATATCGATCCTCTAAGGCTGACAGTGCCTGTCGTACCGGCGCAGGCCCCTTTCAGGTACGAGAACAGACCATTTGCTGATGAAACAAGGAGCTCTCCGGGGTACCAGCTTGCCAGCAGTTATTACTATACAGCATTCTATGAGGGCAGCGATGGAGTGACCGGCATCTATGTTGAGAACCTGGGAGACTACACGGTCTTCGCTTATGAGTTCGGCTTACTTGACGTGGATACGGGCAGCTGGTACGGACATGATACCGGCATTACCATAATCCCGGGCGAGGAAAAGAGAATAGGGTATGTATCAGTGCAGGTGCCGGAAGGAGCAGAGAATCTTAAGCTCAAGCTTGGCATGTCTCTCCTTGTAAGGACACAGTCCGACCAGTGGTACGATTATGAAAGGCAGTACTTCGAAGAATTCACAATTGATGTGGAAAAAGAGCCACAAGAGGAGAGTCCGGCATACATTTCAAATCCCCGGAGTGTCTTTTCCTTAATGAATAGTAAGATAGACCCTTATGATACAGGAGTACGTAAAATGGCAGCCGTATCCGCAAAGAAATATCCGGGGCAGTATAATATCTACCAGTTGTGCTCTCTTTTCGATGATACGAAGAGCAGGATAGATTACATCAGCGATCCCCGCGGCAAAGACCTCTGGTCTCCACCTGCCGACACACTGGAAATAGGTGCAGGAGACTGCGAAGATTACGCCATACTACTGGCATCCCTGGTTGAAGCCATTGGAGGCACTTCCAGGATATATCTTACAGACACACATGCGTTTGCATCTGTTTATATTGGAGATGCAGACAATACTGCATTAATAGTTGAAGCTATACGCCAGTATTATGGCGATCTGCCTGTGTATTATACTACAGATGAATATGGGTCCTGGCTTCTAATGGACCCGACATCAAGCGTTTATGCGGGAGGGCTTCCCGCGGGTGCGGCGCCTGTTAAAAGCGGATGGACCTTCCAGAACACATCACAAGTCATCGTTGTAGACATCGCACCCAAGGATCAGGAGTGA
- a CDS encoding peptidyl-tRNA hydrolase has protein sequence MTEYKQCIIVRDDLKLSPGKLAVQVAHAAVSSAEWADRSTLEKWKEGGQKKVVLRVPNTQGLFELKELARRQNIPTALIQDAGLTEIKPGTITVLGIGPAKEEELNKITGNLKLL, from the coding sequence ATGACAGAATATAAACAGTGCATTATAGTTCGGGATGACCTCAAATTGTCCCCCGGAAAGCTTGCTGTCCAGGTGGCTCATGCAGCAGTATCGTCTGCAGAGTGGGCTGACAGGTCCACACTGGAGAAGTGGAAGGAGGGAGGGCAGAAAAAAGTAGTTTTACGTGTGCCCAACACCCAGGGTCTCTTTGAGCTTAAGGAGCTGGCAAGAAGGCAGAACATACCCACCGCCCTTATCCAGGATGCCGGACTCACGGAGATCAAGCCAGGCACCATCACAGTCCTTGGCATCGGACCTGCTAAAGAGGAAGAACTGAACAAGATCACTGGCAACCTGAAACTGCTGTGA
- a CDS encoding alpha-L-glutamate ligase, RimK family, giving the protein MKKLGIAITDADDWTAKAIIDSVRKRGIDPHIFNLRNAEVSIGAGMDYKVNGTDLSGLDAIIVRDMGGGKNDAITFRFDLLRQLEKEGLLIANPTSAIQNAANKYHSSYLFSKAGLSAPRTKVVQDTDAAMKILGSFKDAVLKPVFGYKGIGIHRIKNMELIKPDGTMDPACPVELVSSLLQEKGMLYIQEFVENSGRDTRAFVVDGNVIGAIYRKAPQGWWLNNLSQGGNAQRCMLTPEQQNICEKAAHAVGAIYAGVDIIEGPAGCMLLEINGTPSGAGIYKAWGINVADHIVEAVMKRL; this is encoded by the coding sequence ATGAAAAAGCTAGGAATTGCAATAACTGACGCTGATGACTGGACCGCGAAAGCCATTATTGATAGCGTAAGAAAGAGGGGGATAGACCCCCATATATTTAACCTGCGGAATGCAGAGGTCAGTATCGGTGCAGGAATGGACTACAAGGTAAATGGTACAGACCTTAGCGGACTTGATGCTATCATCGTGCGTGACATGGGAGGAGGAAAGAATGACGCAATTACTTTCCGTTTTGATTTATTGAGGCAACTTGAGAAGGAAGGCCTGCTGATTGCCAACCCCACCTCTGCGATACAGAATGCTGCAAACAAGTATCACTCATCCTATCTTTTTTCAAAAGCAGGATTGTCTGCCCCCCGGACAAAGGTCGTTCAGGATACAGACGCGGCAATGAAAATACTGGGATCCTTCAAAGATGCAGTACTGAAGCCAGTTTTCGGGTACAAGGGCATCGGAATACACCGCATAAAGAACATGGAACTCATCAAACCTGACGGCACAATGGACCCTGCCTGCCCTGTGGAGCTCGTATCATCGCTCCTCCAGGAGAAGGGAATGCTTTACATCCAGGAATTCGTGGAGAATTCCGGCAGGGATACGAGAGCTTTCGTTGTTGACGGAAATGTCATCGGTGCCATCTACCGGAAGGCTCCGCAGGGCTGGTGGCTGAACAACCTCAGCCAGGGAGGCAATGCCCAGAGGTGCATGCTTACACCGGAGCAGCAAAACATTTGCGAAAAAGCTGCACATGCTGTCGGTGCGATCTATGCAGGAGTCGATATCATAGAAGGTCCCGCAGGCTGCATGCTGCTGGAAATAAATGGCACCCCTTCAGGAGCAGGCATATACAAAGCATGGGGTATCAATGTGGCTGACCATATTGTAGAAGCGGTCATGAAACGCCTGTAA